CTGCCGGGTTACAAGGATATCCTCCCCATGATCTATTCCGGTATCTACCCCATCAATCCGGAAGATTACAAGGACCTCCGCGAAGCTCTTGAAAAGTTGCGTTTGAACGATTCCGCCCTCACCTGGGAACCGGAAACTTCCGAAGCTCTCGGCTTTGGTTTCCGTACAGGCTTCTTGGGACTTCTGCACATGGAAATCGTGCAGGAACGCTTGGACCGCGAATTCAACGTGGACATCATCACCACCGTTCCCAACGTGGAATACCACGTATACATGAGCGACGGTACCATGGTGAAGATCGAAAGCCCGTCCAAGCTCCCCGACGCCAGCCGTTACGACCACATCGAGGAACCTTACGTCAAGGCACAGATCTTTACCCCCAAGGAATTCGTGGGCGCACTCATGACCCTCTGCGACGAAAAGCGCGGCGAGTTCGAGACCATGGAATACCTGGATGAGACCAAGTGCATCTTGAAGTACAACCTCCCCCTGGCAGAAATCATGTTCGACTTCTACGATCGTCTGAAGTCCGTGAGCCGCGGTTATGCTGGTCTTGACTACGCTCCCTGCGGGTACCGTCAGAACAACTTGGTTAAGTTGGACATCTTGCTGAACGGCGATCCGGTGGATGCATTCTCTGTGATTATCCACCGCGACAAGGCCCACACCTACGCCAACGCCATCTGCGTCAAGCTGAAGGATCTCATTCCTCGCCAGCAGTTCGACGTTGCCATCCAGGGCGCTATCGGCGGCAAGATCATCAGCCGCAGCACCGTGAAGGCTGTCCGTAAGGATGTGCTCGCCAAGTGCTATGGCGGTGACATTACCCGTAAGCGTAAGCTCCTTGAAAAGCAGAAGGAAGGTAAGAAACGCATGAAGAGCATCGGCTCCGTGGAAGTGCCCCAGAAGGCATTCCTCGCTGTGCTCTCCCTTTCCGACAATTCCACTGGTGGTGGCGAAGACTAATTCGCACGGGGTTAGCTTGTCTAGACTGGACAGAAAAGTTAGGCGTTTGCAGAGGCGTAACAGCCAAAGCCACGCCTTCTTTTTGTTTATAGTGCTGCTGATGTTCCTCGGCGGTGCAACGGTTATTCGTCTCTACGTCTTTGAACCGGTAAAAATCATGGATGCATCCATGGCCCCAAAGTTCAAGGAACAGTCCATCGTATGGATGTGCAAACTACCCTATTGTTTTTCTGGTTTGACGGACCAGGACATCGTTTGGGCAAAGCTCAAGTCCGACGAGACACAAGTGCGCAGCATTCTCGCCATGCCGGGAGACACCATTGAAATTTCGGACAAAGGAAGAGTCGTTTCCGCCCACAGAAATTTCAAGTGGAAAAACGAAGACGCATTTATCCAGAGCAGAGCCATGTACGTTCCCAAAACGGGCGACACATTGGTCTTTAGCGAATTGAACGACGTGGAACAGGATTACGTCATAGCCTACCTTCGCGACAAAGGCGAGAACGTCCTTGTAAAAACAACCTTGTGGCAAGGCGGCAGAGAAATCAGTCTTGATCGAGTGGGATCCACCAAGATTGCCAATCGCCAAGTCAGCCTAAACGAAATCGACTTCTTACCTTGGCAGGACCGCTACCTTATCGAAGAACAGATCCGCCAAAGCGAACCTGGCAACGCCCCTATTAAATTGAAACGTCAGCTATTCTATGGCGAAATCAAGAAGGTTGCCGCTACCGATAAAAAGGATTCTACAACTTCACAGGATTCCACAGCAACACAGGATTCCTCTGTCGTAAAAGACTCCGGTGCAGTTGCGATAAAACAGGATTCAGTCAGCGTAGACACGGCACAAATATCCCAGGCACACAATAGCCAGAGTGTTAAAGTCTACGGAGCACAAATCAACGAAATCGTAATCGAAGACGACTGCTATTACCTTATCTGCAAAAAGGGTTCCAACTGCCCGGACTCCAGAGAACTCGGCTACTTCAGAAAGGACCAGCTCATCGGAACCCATGTGGCATGGCCCGACAAAATCAAGGAAAACTTCATCGAGCCGGTGATGAAACGAGTTCGAATCGTAACGACATTGGTTTCCGACACATGGACTCACGCAACAAAATGGGCAGGCGATAAAATCGACCAGGTCAAGGAATGGTTCCAGAAAAAAGAAGAACCAAACGAATCTGCACCAGAAGCAAATATCGACGCCATCGAAAAAAGCTACAAGCAAATGCAAAAGAAATCAAACAAGAAGCCTAAGAACTAATCTTTGATTTCAATAAATCGAAAAACATTTTATAAAAAAAATGACCTGCTCAATGAGCAGGCCATTTTCATTTTCGTTTATCCGAATTAGTCCAGGGTGTGAACCAGGAGACCGTCACGGAGCTTCGGTTCGAACCAGGTGCTCTTCGGCGGCATGATTTCGCCAGCGTCGGCGATGTTCATGAGCTGATCGAGAGTGGTCGGGTACATTGCAAATGCGCATGCGCATTCACCGCTATCCACGCGCTTGACCAGTTCGCCAAGACCACGGATACCACCGACGAAGTCGATGTTCTTGGAGGTACGCGGGTCTTCGACGTCGAAGAGAGGCTTGAGGATGAGCTTCTGGAGGAGAGCCACATCGAGGCTATCCACAGGGCCCAGGTTCTTCAGATATTCAGCCTTGAAGGTGCAAGCATACCACTTGCCGCCCATGTAGAAGTTGACCTGGTTCTGCTTTGCCGG
The sequence above is drawn from the Fibrobacter sp. genome and encodes:
- the lepA gene encoding translation elongation factor 4, translated to MAHNDNIRNFSIIAHIDHGKSTLADRMIELTKTVSKNEMMNQLLDDMDLERERGITIKAHAIRMVYERDGKEYILNMIDTPGHVDFTYEVSRSLAACEGAILVVDASQGIEAQTLSNLYLAIENNLEVIPVLNKVDLPGAQPDHFAQMIGDLLGYDPDKIPRISAKTGLNVEQVLDKIVDEIPAPEGESDKPLKALIFDSVYDSYRGVINYIRIVEGTLKPGMKIRMMKTGGEYMVTEVGTFSMRRDPKPELTAGMVGYVLANVKTISDVKIGDTLTDAANPATEPLPGYKDILPMIYSGIYPINPEDYKDLREALEKLRLNDSALTWEPETSEALGFGFRTGFLGLLHMEIVQERLDREFNVDIITTVPNVEYHVYMSDGTMVKIESPSKLPDASRYDHIEEPYVKAQIFTPKEFVGALMTLCDEKRGEFETMEYLDETKCILKYNLPLAEIMFDFYDRLKSVSRGYAGLDYAPCGYRQNNLVKLDILLNGDPVDAFSVIIHRDKAHTYANAICVKLKDLIPRQQFDVAIQGAIGGKIISRSTVKAVRKDVLAKCYGGDITRKRKLLEKQKEGKKRMKSIGSVEVPQKAFLAVLSLSDNSTGGGED
- a CDS encoding S26 family signal peptidase — encoded protein: MFLGGATVIRLYVFEPVKIMDASMAPKFKEQSIVWMCKLPYCFSGLTDQDIVWAKLKSDETQVRSILAMPGDTIEISDKGRVVSAHRNFKWKNEDAFIQSRAMYVPKTGDTLVFSELNDVEQDYVIAYLRDKGENVLVKTTLWQGGREISLDRVGSTKIANRQVSLNEIDFLPWQDRYLIEEQIRQSEPGNAPIKLKRQLFYGEIKKVAATDKKDSTTSQDSTATQDSSVVKDSGAVAIKQDSVSVDTAQISQAHNSQSVKVYGAQINEIVIEDDCYYLICKKGSNCPDSRELGYFRKDQLIGTHVAWPDKIKENFIEPVMKRVRIVTTLVSDTWTHATKWAGDKIDQVKEWFQKKEEPNESAPEANIDAIEKSYKQMQKKSNKKPKN